The segment TGCCATTGTCGCTGACTTGCATTTCCAGGAATTCCAAGCCCTCGGCATTCTGCTCAACCATCCGGGTTGTAATATCAACAACAGGTAGTACGTCTGCGCGGCGAAACTTTATGGCGTTGCTGATCAGGTTTTGCAACAGCTGCTTCATTTGCGAGTAGTCCGCCTCAATGACCGGCAGTCCATCGCAGTGCACAGAGGCTTTACTTTCTTCAATCAGAATTTCAAGGTCGTCCAGTACTTCATCGAGCACCTGCTGCAGATCGACCGGCTTGAACGATTCAGCCTTTGTGGTTATCCGCGAGAATGTCAGTAAATCATTGATCAGGTTGGACATCCTGCGCGACGCATTGCGCATACGCTCTATATAGTCACCGCCCTGCTCACCCAGTTTGTCGCCAAAGTTGGATTGCAGCCGGTCTCCAAATGCCCTGATCTTTCGTAACGGCTCCTGAAGATCATGGGAAGCAACGAAAGCGAAATCTTGTAATTCCCGATTGCTGCGTTTCAATTCCCGGGACAGGTGCTCCAGTGCCTCTGTACGTTCTTCGACCTTGACTTCCAGTTGCTCGTGTGACTCCTGCAGAGCTATGGAAAAATCTCTGTCCTTTCGAATACCCCTGATCACAAGTCCCAGGCTCAGGACTACCAGCAGCACACCCACCAGGTTGGCAGCGAGAATAAGTATCAAGGCAGTGCCGCGACTCCTGCTCGCCTCGCCAAGCCTATCAGACAGCAAATTACGTTCATAGTTCTCCATCTGCGTAACCTTATCTGAAATCTCTTGTAAGAGATTTCGGTTACGACCGGAAAACAGGGAGACAATTGCATTGGCGTTGCTGTTTTCCCGTACGGCCGTGATTGTGTCCCCGAGTTCAATGATTTTTTCTTCGACCAGTACTATCAGCTCACCCACATTAATACGCTGCGTCGAATCCAGTGGTGCCGAGCGAAGTTCCTGGATCTTCTGGTCGATGACGGCATTGGCACCTATAAAAGGTGTCAGGTAATTCTCCAGGTCGGTAAGAAGATAGCCTCGCTGCCCGGTTTCAGCCTTTAATATTTCTACATACAGTTCATTAATGAAGTTGATGTTGCCAAGTGATTGATTGACTTCCAGTTGACTGAGTGCGATATCACGCATGGCGTAATACCCCAGGACGGAATTCAAGACAAAGAATGGAATAAAAAGGAGTATCGGGATAATAAGATTATTTATCCCTGGCCGCTTACTCTTGACTTCTGCATTCGTAAACAATACCTAGCTCCTGCCTGCTGCTCGATAATCTTCAAGTATTTCACTGCACTGCTGGCATTGTCTGATTATCACGTCCATAAGCCGGGACACTTTCTGAGGATCGTGGCCCCGGGTCGTTACCACTTTGACCAGTTCGGCATTCATCGAAATCGAGTTGAGACAGGCCTTGCTGTCGTGAACCAGTTTGCAAATGTCGTCGGCACTCTGTTTATCAGTCACTGCCCCCCCTTGGCTTCGCGCTCATCTGACTCATAGGAATTCAACCTGTTGTAAAGGGTCTTGATACTTACACCCAGCGCTTCCGCAGCCCGGGTCTTATTGTTTTCGAAACACTCCAGGGTATCCATGATAAGTTTGCGTTCCACTTCTTCGATAGTCTTGCCAACCAGCGTATCGGACGCATCCGCGGAATCACGATTCGAAAAAGGAGAGGAAAACTGCTTAGGCAGTTCGAGTACACTGCTCTCCGGATCACTGAGAATAAAGGATCTGTGAATCAAGTGACGCAGCTCCCGAACATTGCCGGGCCAGTCGTAATCCAGAAGGCGTTGCAGACCTTCATCGGTCAGCTCAATGTTGCTGTTCTGCTCCTTGTTCAGCGAACTAAGATAGTCATCCACCAGCAGCGGGATATCGTCCTGCCGATCTCTCAGCGGCGGGATGGTCATTGGAAACACCGCCAACCTGAAATAGATGTCTTCGCGAAGCGAGTGATCCTTTGCTATTTGATCAGGACTGCGGTTGGTCGCGGAAATAACCCGACAATTCACCGGCAGCACGTCGCTGGCTCCCAGCCTAGTGACTGTGGAGGTTTCGAGTACTCTAAGCAGATTAGGCTGTTGAGACAGTGGCATCTCGGTTATCTCATCGAGAAACAGCGTGCCGTCCTGTGCCTGTTCGAACACACCGGCCTTACGACCTGCCGCTCCCGTGAACGCCCCCTTCTCATGTCCAAATAGTTCACTACCGATAAGCTCTGCAGGAAACGCGCCACAATTACATGCGACCAGTTTTCCTGTGGCGGCAGAAGCGTTATGAATTGCCTGGGCGAACACTTCCTTGCCCACGCCGCTCTCACCCACCAGCATTACATTGGCTTGCGTCCGGGCCACCTGCTCAATCTGCCGATACAGCTCGTGCATGCTGTCGGTTTCGCCGATCAGCGCATCAAAGTGTCGGGTAACACCGGGATTGCTGGGGGTGGATTCCCGATCCCCGAACAGGGCTTCCAGTTGTTCCAGCCTGATTGGTTTAACCAGGTAATTCACGTTATCACCGACCAGTTCACTGACCCGCGATTTGATCGACGGATGACCGGTAATAATTGTCACCTGCGTCGTTCCGGTATTCTGCGGTATGTCATCCAGCAGGTGAAACCCGCTACCATCCGGCAGCATCAGGTCCAGCAGAATCCTGTCAAATTCCTGTGCCTGCAGAATTGATCTCGCACTCTCGACCGATTCCGCTATGGTCACCTTATGCCCGAGCAATCCCAAAAGCTCTGCTGTCGCATCGGTGAAAGTCTTATCGTCATCTACCAGCAAGACATCTGCCATAGTCCAGTCCA is part of the Gammaproteobacteria bacterium genome and harbors:
- a CDS encoding ATP-binding protein, coding for MFTNAEVKSKRPGINNLIIPILLFIPFFVLNSVLGYYAMRDIALSQLEVNQSLGNINFINELYVEILKAETGQRGYLLTDLENYLTPFIGANAVIDQKIQELRSAPLDSTQRINVGELIVLVEEKIIELGDTITAVRENSNANAIVSLFSGRNRNLLQEISDKVTQMENYERNLLSDRLGEASRSRGTALILILAANLVGVLLVVLSLGLVIRGIRKDRDFSIALQESHEQLEVKVEERTEALEHLSRELKRSNRELQDFAFVASHDLQEPLRKIRAFGDRLQSNFGDKLGEQGGDYIERMRNASRRMSNLINDLLTFSRITTKAESFKPVDLQQVLDEVLDDLEILIEESKASVHCDGLPVIEADYSQMKQLLQNLISNAIKFRRADVLPVVDITTRMVEQNAEGLEFLEMQVSDNGIGFDEKYLDRIFQPFQRLHGKGEFAGTGIGLSVCRRIVERHGGSLTAHSKIGGGSSFIVLLPLVNKQYDLAEEIQL
- a CDS encoding histidine kinase, with amino-acid sequence MTDKQSADDICKLVHDSKACLNSISMNAELVKVVTTRGHDPQKVSRLMDVIIRQCQQCSEILEDYRAAGRS
- a CDS encoding sigma-54 dependent transcriptional regulator, with the protein product MADVLLVDDDKTFTDATAELLGLLGHKVTIAESVESARSILQAQEFDRILLDLMLPDGSGFHLLDDIPQNTGTTQVTIITGHPSIKSRVSELVGDNVNYLVKPIRLEQLEALFGDRESTPSNPGVTRHFDALIGETDSMHELYRQIEQVARTQANVMLVGESGVGKEVFAQAIHNASAATGKLVACNCGAFPAELIGSELFGHEKGAFTGAAGRKAGVFEQAQDGTLFLDEITEMPLSQQPNLLRVLETSTVTRLGASDVLPVNCRVISATNRSPDQIAKDHSLREDIYFRLAVFPMTIPPLRDRQDDIPLLVDDYLSSLNKEQNSNIELTDEGLQRLLDYDWPGNVRELRHLIHRSFILSDPESSVLELPKQFSSPFSNRDSADASDTLVGKTIEEVERKLIMDTLECFENNKTRAAEALGVSIKTLYNRLNSYESDEREAKGGQ